A region from the Lysobacter sp. BMK333-48F3 genome encodes:
- a CDS encoding BatD family protein, protein MARKLAQFGLWWLLALLSAGALAQPRAWLDRERIRDGETATLNIELIGSVGARPDYSSLYADFGVAGGSTDSQVVTGSGGLTVRSLYRVSLAPRRSGRIEVPSVRIGGQRTKPLQLEVLADPGGPPRSAGADVFIESEPDDVSPYVQQSVGWVVRLYSAVTLLAGRIEQPVPAGASMMSAGDDVRYRREIDGRFYDVTERRFVLVPERSGTLTVPPALFEGRSAPGMLDQMMGGSGDEQRARARPRTLEVQALPADAPQPWLPLRGLSLRYRTAPQELRTGSAGSLVLEARVDGAGVTQMPELQLPPIDGVQVFPEPVQADESFVDGRPRVVLTRKFSLVPVRTGAVRLDGVRLDWWDVGTGQARSASLPPLNWNVLAGGAAAAAPGAAPRSTAPVAAGATAGALATASESGGVAGGKLWALAAFFFAALWLATLLWALHLRAHPALPGVAAAASGAPGGASSAAPNTSVRPSAALRELLDRGDFEQIAAALRASATPPATDDDELVERLADPLQREAVQALRRARWGGGDGVAARALLRDAFARGPRWRAREAEPDSPLAPLYPPRRGA, encoded by the coding sequence ATGGCGCGAAAGCTGGCCCAATTCGGACTGTGGTGGCTGCTGGCCCTGCTCAGCGCGGGCGCTCTGGCGCAACCGCGCGCCTGGCTCGACCGTGAGCGCATCCGCGACGGCGAAACGGCCACCCTCAACATCGAACTGATCGGCTCGGTCGGCGCTCGCCCGGACTACAGCTCGCTGTACGCCGATTTCGGTGTCGCCGGCGGCTCCACCGACAGTCAGGTCGTAACCGGATCGGGCGGCCTGACGGTGCGCAGTCTGTACCGGGTGTCGCTGGCGCCGCGACGCAGCGGGCGGATCGAGGTTCCTTCGGTGCGGATCGGTGGCCAGCGCACCAAGCCGTTGCAACTTGAAGTCCTGGCCGATCCAGGCGGCCCTCCCCGCAGCGCGGGCGCGGACGTGTTTATCGAGAGCGAGCCCGACGACGTCAGTCCCTATGTGCAACAGTCGGTCGGATGGGTGGTGCGTCTGTATTCGGCGGTTACATTGCTCGCAGGGCGGATCGAGCAACCGGTGCCCGCCGGTGCCTCCATGATGTCGGCCGGCGATGACGTGCGGTATCGGCGCGAGATCGATGGTCGCTTCTACGACGTGACCGAACGCCGCTTTGTCCTGGTGCCCGAGCGCAGCGGTACGTTGACCGTGCCTCCTGCGCTGTTCGAAGGACGTAGCGCGCCCGGCATGCTCGACCAGATGATGGGCGGCAGCGGCGACGAACAGCGCGCCCGCGCCCGCCCGCGCACGCTCGAGGTGCAGGCGCTGCCGGCCGATGCGCCGCAGCCGTGGCTGCCGTTGCGCGGGTTGAGCCTGCGTTACCGCACCGCACCGCAGGAATTGCGTACCGGAAGCGCGGGCAGTCTGGTGCTGGAGGCCCGCGTCGACGGCGCTGGCGTGACTCAAATGCCGGAGCTGCAACTGCCGCCGATCGACGGCGTGCAGGTGTTTCCCGAGCCGGTGCAGGCCGACGAAAGCTTCGTCGACGGCCGGCCCAGGGTGGTGCTGACGCGCAAGTTCTCGCTGGTGCCGGTTCGCACCGGCGCGGTGCGCCTGGATGGCGTGCGCCTGGACTGGTGGGATGTCGGCACCGGCCAGGCGCGCAGCGCGAGCCTGCCGCCGCTGAACTGGAACGTGCTCGCCGGCGGCGCCGCGGCGGCCGCGCCCGGGGCGGCGCCGCGCAGCACCGCCCCGGTCGCTGCCGGCGCCACCGCCGGCGCCCTGGCGACCGCGAGCGAAAGCGGCGGCGTGGCCGGCGGCAAGCTGTGGGCCCTGGCGGCGTTCTTCTTCGCCGCACTGTGGCTGGCGACCCTGCTGTGGGCGCTGCATCTGCGCGCGCATCCGGCGCTGCCGGGCGTTGCGGCCGCAGCCAGCGGCGCGCCGGGCGGCGCATCGAGTGCCGCGCCGAACACTAGCGTGCGGCCGTCGGCGGCGTTGCGCGAACTGCTCGACCGCGGCGACTTCGAGCAGATCGCTGCGGCGCTGCGCGCCAGCGCCACGCCGCCGGCGACCGACGACGACGAACTGGTCGAACGCCTGGCCGATCCGCTGCAGCGCGAGGCGGTGCAGGCCCTGCGCCGGGCGCGCTGGGGCGGCGGCGACGGCGTCGCCGCGCGGGCGTTGCTGCGCGACGCTTTCGCCCGCGGGCCGCGCTGGCGGGCGCGCGAGGCCGAGCCCGACTCGCCGCTGGCGCCGCTGTACCCGCCGCGCCGCGGGGCCTGA
- a CDS encoding dicarboxylate/amino acid:cation symporter has translation MSETLNARKSLPLHWKMAIGFLAGLTLGLIVYGLGLNSLTWAQLGGQTCVPVVAGAEQIWQCRPLLKLLTETVTGPAGEIFLRLIFMLVIPLLFSALVMGVSEMGDIRAFGRVGWRTLGLTILMSSLAVVLGLLMVNLFQPGAGVDPALAQQLMSENAERAQSIVKGSADAPKGIQMLVSIVPSNVIQAAASDAILAVMFFALMIGVGMVLTRSQAVDTLREGIQGLFDISMTLIGLVIKLAPYAVFCFMFNLASAFGWDLLFKLAKYVAVVVAALAIHLFVVYSLALKFIGGRSPTAFFKGVQEAMVLAFSTASSNATLPTALRVAEDELKLPRRVSRFVLTVGATANQNGTALFEGVTVIFLAQFFGVDLSLGQQVMVMLVCILGGIGTAGVPSGSLPVVAMICAMVKVPPEGIGLILGVNHFLDMCRTTLNVTGDIAIASMVSRGVNDPPAEQLGD, from the coding sequence ATGAGCGAAACCCTGAACGCGCGCAAGTCGCTCCCGCTGCACTGGAAGATGGCGATCGGCTTCCTGGCCGGCCTCACCCTGGGCCTGATCGTCTACGGCCTCGGCCTCAACAGCCTCACCTGGGCCCAGCTCGGCGGCCAGACCTGCGTGCCGGTGGTCGCCGGCGCCGAGCAGATCTGGCAGTGCCGGCCGCTGCTCAAGCTGCTCACCGAAACCGTCACCGGCCCCGCCGGCGAGATCTTCCTGCGCCTGATCTTCATGCTGGTGATCCCGCTGCTGTTCTCGGCCCTGGTCATGGGCGTCAGCGAGATGGGCGACATCCGCGCCTTCGGCCGGGTCGGCTGGCGCACCCTCGGCCTGACCATCCTGATGTCCTCGCTGGCGGTGGTGCTGGGCCTGCTGATGGTCAACCTGTTCCAGCCCGGCGCCGGGGTCGATCCGGCCCTGGCCCAGCAGCTGATGAGCGAGAACGCCGAGCGCGCGCAGAGCATCGTCAAGGGCAGCGCCGACGCGCCCAAGGGCATCCAGATGCTGGTCTCGATCGTGCCCAGCAACGTGATCCAGGCCGCGGCCAGCGACGCCATCCTGGCGGTGATGTTCTTCGCCCTGATGATCGGCGTGGGCATGGTGCTGACCCGCTCCCAGGCCGTGGACACCCTGCGCGAGGGCATCCAGGGCCTGTTCGACATTTCCATGACCCTGATCGGCCTGGTCATCAAGCTGGCGCCGTACGCGGTGTTCTGCTTCATGTTCAACCTGGCCTCGGCGTTCGGCTGGGACCTGCTGTTCAAGCTGGCCAAGTACGTCGCGGTGGTGGTCGCGGCGCTGGCGATCCATCTGTTCGTGGTCTATTCGCTGGCGCTGAAGTTCATCGGCGGGCGCTCGCCGACCGCGTTCTTCAAGGGCGTGCAGGAAGCGATGGTGCTGGCGTTCTCGACCGCGTCCAGCAACGCGACCCTGCCCACCGCGCTGCGCGTGGCCGAGGACGAACTCAAGCTGCCGCGGCGGGTGTCGCGCTTCGTGCTGACCGTCGGCGCCACCGCCAACCAGAACGGCACCGCGCTGTTCGAAGGCGTCACGGTGATCTTCCTGGCCCAGTTCTTCGGCGTCGACCTGAGCCTGGGCCAGCAGGTCATGGTGATGCTGGTCTGCATCCTCGGCGGCATCGGCACCGCCGGCGTGCCCTCCGGCTCGCTGCCGGTGGTGGCGATGATCTGCGCCATGGTCAAGGTGCCGCCGGAAGGCATCGGCCTGATCCTCGGCGTCAATCATTTCCTCGACATGTGCCGGACCACGCTCAACGTCACCGGCGACATCGCCATCGCCTCGATGGTCTCGCGCGGGGTCAACGACCCGCCGGCGGAGCAACTCGGCGACTGA
- the tkt gene encoding transketolase: MTTPSRRDLANAIRFLAIDAVQAANSGHPGMPMGMADIAEVLWNDYLSHNPNNPKWPNRDRFVLSNGHGSMLQYALLHLAGYDLSIDELKRFRQLDSKTPGHPENFMTPGVETTTGPLGQGFANAVGMALAEKLLAQRFNREGHDLVDHRTWVFMGDGCLMEGISHEAASLAGTWGLGKLVAFWDDNKISIDGNTDGWFTDDTPARFEAYGWRVIRNVDGHDAVEIKTAIDTALKHGDKPTLICCRTTIGFGSPAKAGKESSHGAPLGKDEIVATRAALNWPHAEFEIPEAIYDGWRSRAAGQSREDEWNSAYAAYAAQFPAEAAELSRRTAGELPQDFRAQADAYIAKLQADGPTVASRKASQMAIEAFAPLLPELVGGSADLAHSNLTLWKGSKSVASTDPNANYIYYGVREFAMTAIGNGLQLHGGFIPYDATFLVFSDYARNAVRMSALMGAHAIHVYTHDSIGLGEDGPTHQPIEHLASLRYIPDNDVWRPCDAVESAVSWRAAIERQNGPSCLIFSRQNLPHQPRNDEQVAQIARGGYVLRDSDGAADAILIATGSEVGLATQAAERLSAEGLKVRVVSMPSSDVFDRQPAEYRESVLPNAQRKRVAIEAGVSDFWRKYVGLDGAVIGIDTFGASAPAEALFPHFGFTVERVVEAVKRLG; encoded by the coding sequence ATGACGACGCCCAGCCGCCGCGACCTCGCCAACGCCATCCGTTTCCTCGCCATCGACGCGGTGCAGGCCGCCAACTCCGGCCACCCCGGCATGCCGATGGGCATGGCCGACATCGCCGAAGTGCTGTGGAACGACTACCTGAGCCACAACCCGAACAACCCCAAGTGGCCCAACCGCGACCGCTTCGTGCTGTCCAACGGCCACGGCTCGATGCTGCAGTACGCGCTGCTGCACCTGGCCGGCTACGACCTGTCGATCGACGAGCTCAAGCGCTTCCGCCAGCTCGATTCCAAGACCCCGGGCCACCCCGAGAACTTCATGACCCCGGGCGTGGAAACCACCACCGGCCCGCTCGGCCAGGGTTTCGCCAACGCGGTCGGCATGGCCCTGGCGGAGAAGCTGCTCGCCCAGCGCTTCAACCGCGAAGGCCATGACCTCGTCGACCACCGCACCTGGGTGTTCATGGGCGACGGCTGCCTGATGGAAGGCATCTCGCACGAAGCCGCTTCGCTGGCCGGCACCTGGGGCCTGGGCAAGCTGGTCGCGTTCTGGGACGACAACAAGATCTCGATCGACGGCAACACCGACGGCTGGTTCACCGACGACACCCCGGCCCGCTTCGAGGCCTACGGCTGGCGCGTGATCCGCAACGTCGACGGCCACGACGCGGTCGAGATCAAGACCGCGATCGACACCGCGCTCAAGCACGGCGACAAGCCGACCCTGATCTGCTGCCGCACCACCATCGGCTTCGGCTCGCCGGCCAAGGCCGGCAAGGAATCCTCGCACGGCGCGCCGCTGGGCAAGGACGAGATCGTCGCCACCCGTGCCGCGCTGAACTGGCCGCACGCCGAGTTCGAGATCCCCGAGGCGATCTACGACGGCTGGCGCTCGCGCGCCGCCGGCCAGAGCCGCGAAGACGAGTGGAACAGCGCCTACGCCGCCTACGCCGCGCAGTTCCCGGCCGAAGCCGCCGAACTGAGCCGCCGCACCGCCGGCGAGCTGCCGCAGGACTTCCGCGCCCAGGCCGACGCCTACATCGCCAAGCTGCAGGCCGACGGCCCGACCGTGGCTTCGCGCAAGGCCTCGCAGATGGCGATCGAAGCCTTCGCCCCGCTGCTGCCGGAACTGGTCGGCGGTTCGGCCGACCTGGCCCACTCCAACCTGACCCTGTGGAAGGGCAGCAAGTCGGTCGCCAGCACCGATCCGAACGCCAACTACATCTATTACGGCGTGCGCGAGTTCGCGATGACCGCGATCGGCAACGGCCTGCAGCTGCACGGCGGCTTCATCCCCTACGACGCCACCTTCCTGGTGTTCAGCGACTACGCCCGCAACGCGGTGCGGATGAGCGCGCTGATGGGCGCGCACGCGATCCACGTCTACACCCACGACTCGATCGGCCTGGGCGAGGACGGCCCGACCCACCAGCCGATCGAGCACCTGGCCTCGCTGCGCTACATCCCCGACAACGACGTCTGGCGTCCCTGCGACGCGGTCGAATCGGCGGTGTCCTGGCGTGCGGCGATCGAACGCCAGAACGGCCCGAGCTGCCTGATCTTCTCGCGCCAGAATCTGCCGCATCAGCCGCGCAACGACGAGCAGGTCGCGCAGATCGCGCGCGGCGGCTACGTGCTGCGCGACAGCGACGGCGCGGCGGACGCGATCCTGATCGCCACCGGTTCGGAAGTCGGCCTGGCCACCCAGGCGGCCGAGCGCCTGAGCGCCGAAGGCCTCAAGGTGCGCGTGGTGTCGATGCCGTCCAGCGACGTGTTCGACCGCCAGCCGGCCGAGTACCGCGAGTCGGTGCTGCCCAACGCGCAGCGCAAGCGGGTCGCGATCGAAGCCGGCGTCAGCGACTTCTGGCGCAAGTACGTCGGCCTGGACGGCGCGGTGATCGGCATCGACACCTTCGGCGCCTCGGCGCCGGCCGAAGCCCTGTTCCCGCACTTCGGCTTCACCGTCGAGCGCGTGGTCGAGGCGGTCAAGCGGCTGGGCTGA
- a CDS encoding acyltransferase: MSVPADSPQRLPQLDALRGLAALYVIVYHVMAMPEPDLVVPGAIAPLVGMGGSGVALFFVMSAFSLCLTWPRHAASGLPLRSFYLSRLARIAPLMLALLTLMVAKDQLRAVPLRGVEEVAWNYSLLFGLSAPWQQGIVMGSWTIGVEMLFYALFPLIALGLRGLWRQSALLAASFALAWWAATGLPAPIAHLGAHVGLLRQLPMFVLGCVLFELWLRLREAPARRRRTLGAALSLAGLGGLGALFYGLLPPLPPILDGWYLASLFYGLLLLGLLLASNRLLVNRLTCFFGTISYSLYLVHPFLVSRLYGVFARCYAELSPGAAYAACLALSLALTVPAAWLTYRWIEKPGIRLGHRLFARLRKRRQARALQAQAAVGPA; the protein is encoded by the coding sequence ATGTCCGTACCCGCCGATTCCCCGCAACGCCTGCCGCAACTGGACGCCTTGCGCGGCCTGGCGGCGCTGTACGTGATCGTCTACCACGTCATGGCCATGCCCGAGCCCGACCTGGTCGTGCCGGGCGCGATCGCGCCCCTGGTCGGCATGGGCGGCAGCGGCGTCGCCCTGTTCTTCGTCATGAGCGCGTTCTCGCTGTGCCTGACCTGGCCGCGCCACGCCGCCAGCGGCCTGCCCTTGCGCAGTTTCTATCTGAGCCGGCTGGCGCGGATCGCGCCGTTGATGCTGGCGCTGCTGACCCTGATGGTGGCCAAGGACCAGTTGCGCGCGGTGCCGTTGCGCGGCGTCGAGGAAGTGGCCTGGAACTACTCGTTGCTGTTCGGGCTGTCGGCGCCGTGGCAGCAAGGCATCGTCATGGGCAGTTGGACCATCGGCGTGGAAATGCTGTTCTACGCGCTGTTCCCCTTGATCGCGCTCGGCCTGCGCGGCCTGTGGCGGCAGTCGGCGTTGCTGGCGGCCAGTTTCGCGCTGGCGTGGTGGGCGGCGACCGGCTTGCCGGCGCCGATCGCCCATCTCGGCGCGCATGTCGGCCTGTTGCGCCAGTTGCCGATGTTCGTGCTGGGCTGCGTGCTGTTCGAACTGTGGCTGCGGCTGCGCGAGGCGCCGGCGCGGCGCCGGCGGACGCTGGGCGCGGCCCTGTCGCTGGCCGGGCTGGGCGGCTTGGGCGCCTTGTTCTACGGCCTGCTGCCGCCGCTCCCGCCGATCCTCGACGGTTGGTACCTGGCCTCGCTGTTCTACGGCCTGTTGCTGCTGGGCCTGCTGCTGGCGAGCAACCGCCTGCTGGTCAACCGGCTGACCTGTTTCTTCGGCACGATCAGCTATTCGCTGTACCTGGTGCACCCGTTCCTGGTCTCGCGTCTGTACGGCGTGTTCGCCCGTTGCTATGCCGAACTTTCGCCGGGCGCGGCCTATGCCGCCTGCCTGGCCCTGAGCCTGGCCCTGACCGTACCGGCCGCATGGCTGACCTATCGCTGGATCGAGAAGCCCGGTATCCGCCTCGGCCACCGCCTGTTCGCGCGCCTGCGCAAACGCCGGCAGGCGCGCGCGCTGCAGGCGCAGGCGGCGGTCGGTCCGGCCTGA
- a CDS encoding acetyl-CoA hydrolase/transferase C-terminal domain-containing protein, producing MNRPARFDRLDDAVDFLYDRVDGPLHLGAPLGLGKPHRLLNAIYARAEGDSTRPLHLYTALSLDPPGGGRGLEGRFVAPFAQRHFGADFPRLRYVEALKRNALPAHIEIEEFYLQSGALLNAAASQRRYASLNYTHVARALADRGVNAVVQKVAADPAGGARLSLSCNTDLTFDAVDAIVARGLPRPLLIAEIDPQLPWLGGSAAVDADFFDAVVLPPPPYPALFGLPRQPVSDADYAIGFYASTLVRDGGTLQIGIGTLADALCHALVLRHTDSAAYLRVVRALGIEVAETKAVAPLGHAASLQGDLSGDRNAKAQVAPLGPFDVGLFGCSEMINEGFRRLVEVGVIKRKVVDDLELMRRLHDGSANADDRARLEREGEFLQGGFYLGSPDFYAWLRDLPEAQRHGIGMRRISEVNELYGGNETLERLQRRDARFFNSCMMATALGAAVSDTLDDGRVVSGVGGQYNFVAMAHALPDARSVLMLRATRESAGQVRSNLVWNYAQTTIPRHLRDVYVTEYGIADLRGKTDEDCIQAMAAVAEAGAGVALRLTAIDHGKLPPHAPQPHRNNTAQRLGETLAPFRADGSLPDYPLGSDFSPVEQRLVKALGWLKANTATRAAKLRTVLRALTVGTGADDEAMQRMGLQAPRGFGERLEARLLRLGLRESAGA from the coding sequence ATGAACCGACCCGCGCGCTTTGACCGCCTCGACGACGCCGTCGACTTCCTCTACGACCGCGTCGACGGCCCGCTGCACCTGGGCGCCCCGCTCGGCCTGGGCAAGCCGCACCGGTTGCTCAATGCGATCTACGCCCGCGCCGAAGGCGACAGCACGCGGCCGCTGCACCTTTACACCGCGCTGTCGCTGGACCCGCCCGGCGGCGGCCGCGGCCTGGAAGGCCGGTTCGTCGCGCCGTTCGCGCAGCGTCACTTCGGCGCCGACTTTCCGCGCCTGCGCTACGTCGAGGCGCTCAAGCGCAACGCGCTGCCGGCGCACATCGAGATCGAGGAGTTCTATCTGCAATCCGGCGCGCTGTTGAACGCCGCCGCCAGCCAGCGCCGCTACGCCAGCCTCAACTACACCCATGTCGCCCGCGCCCTGGCCGACCGCGGCGTCAACGCGGTGGTGCAGAAGGTCGCCGCCGACCCCGCCGGCGGCGCGCGGCTGTCGCTGTCGTGCAATACCGACCTGACCTTCGACGCAGTCGACGCGATCGTCGCGCGCGGCCTGCCGCGGCCGCTGCTGATCGCCGAGATCGACCCGCAGCTGCCCTGGCTCGGCGGCAGCGCCGCGGTCGACGCCGATTTCTTCGACGCGGTGGTGCTGCCGCCGCCGCCCTACCCCGCCCTGTTCGGCCTGCCGCGCCAGCCGGTGTCGGACGCCGACTATGCGATCGGTTTCTACGCCAGCACCCTGGTGCGCGACGGCGGCACCCTGCAAATCGGCATCGGCACCCTGGCCGATGCGCTGTGCCACGCGCTGGTGCTGCGGCATACCGACAGCGCGGCGTATCTGCGGGTGGTGCGTGCGCTGGGGATCGAGGTTGCGGAAACGAAGGCGGTTGCGCCGCTCGGGCACGCGGCTTCTTTGCAGGGTGACCTGAGCGGAGACCGTAACGCGAAGGCGCAGGTTGCGCCGCTCGGGCCGTTTGACGTTGGGCTTTTTGGCTGTTCCGAGATGATCAACGAAGGCTTTCGCCGCTTGGTCGAAGTCGGAGTGATCAAACGCAAGGTCGTCGACGACCTGGAACTGATGCGGCGCCTGCACGACGGCAGCGCGAACGCGGACGATCGCGCACGGCTGGAACGCGAGGGCGAGTTCCTGCAGGGCGGCTTCTACCTGGGCTCGCCGGACTTCTACGCCTGGCTGCGCGATCTGCCCGAAGCGCAGCGCCACGGCATCGGCATGCGCCGGATCAGCGAGGTCAACGAACTCTACGGCGGCAACGAAACCCTGGAGCGCCTGCAGCGCCGCGATGCGCGTTTCTTCAACAGCTGCATGATGGCGACCGCGCTCGGCGCGGCGGTGTCGGATACGCTCGACGACGGCCGGGTGGTGTCGGGCGTCGGCGGCCAGTACAACTTCGTCGCCATGGCCCACGCCCTGCCCGACGCGCGCTCGGTGCTGATGCTGCGCGCGACCCGCGAAAGCGCCGGCCAGGTCCGCTCCAACCTGGTCTGGAACTACGCCCAGACCACCATCCCGCGCCATCTGCGCGACGTCTACGTCACCGAGTACGGCATCGCCGACCTGCGCGGCAAGACCGACGAGGACTGCATCCAGGCCATGGCCGCGGTGGCCGAAGCCGGCGCCGGCGTCGCCCTGCGCCTGACCGCGATCGATCACGGCAAGTTGCCGCCGCACGCTCCGCAGCCCCACCGAAACAACACCGCGCAACGGCTGGGCGAGACCCTGGCGCCGTTCCGCGCCGACGGCAGCCTGCCCGATTACCCGCTGGGCAGCGATTTCAGCCCGGTCGAACAGCGGCTGGTCAAGGCCCTGGGCTGGCTGAAGGCCAACACCGCGACGCGCGCGGCCAAGCTGCGCACCGTGCTGCGCGCGCTGACGGTCGGGACCGGGGCCGACGACGAGGCGATGCAGCGCATGGGCCTGCAGGCCCCGCGCGGTTTCGGCGAGCGGCTCGAAGCGCGCTTGTTGCGGCTGGGCCTGCGCGAAAGCGCCGGCGCTTGA
- a CDS encoding BlaI/MecI/CopY family transcriptional regulator translates to MQISEAESVVMDVLWQRHPLSAEEVVAALAGNQSWQEATVKTLLNRLLNKGAIRAEKDGRRYLYAPLLKREDWVMEESQGLLERLFGGRVAPLVAHFSEQRKLSRKDIAELRKLLDEIDDERG, encoded by the coding sequence ATGCAGATCAGCGAAGCCGAATCCGTGGTCATGGACGTGCTGTGGCAGCGCCACCCGCTCAGCGCCGAGGAGGTCGTCGCGGCCCTGGCCGGCAACCAGTCGTGGCAGGAAGCCACGGTCAAGACCCTGCTCAACCGCTTGTTGAACAAGGGCGCGATCCGCGCCGAGAAGGACGGGCGGCGGTACCTCTATGCGCCCCTGCTCAAGCGCGAGGACTGGGTCATGGAGGAGAGCCAGGGCCTGCTCGAGCGGCTGTTCGGCGGTCGCGTCGCGCCCCTGGTCGCGCACTTCAGCGAACAGCGCAAGCTCAGCCGCAAGGACATCGCCGAGCTGCGCAAGCTGCTGGACGAGATCGACGATGAGCGCGGCTGA
- a CDS encoding M56 family metallopeptidase — MSAAELIGLLAETTLAMSAAAALVLALRRPLRRAFGAGVAYAAWWLLPLATAAVLLPAAPRPDAPAQWLVAAGAPMAAAPIAPPAPTGTAWVALSLLWLAGAVAMAARAWRQQRRFERRLGRLRPRADGSVQAQSDYGLPAAMGLLRPKVVLPRDFERRYDARQRRLIALHERIHIARGDLYANAAWLLLSCLYWFNPLLHYAARAFRSDQELACDQRVLRRLPTARRSYAEALLKAALHGGSSPLACTWSSSHPLKERIAMLNRTAPTAARLRFGAVVLIALAAATGFGAWAAQPASAPGERRFDLETEQMSQRQYADRVAQLAGLRIDNPELLSDAVAVKAAQLRQVDARMAFALLRMQTGLEAKIDGDRVRFVAGERPQAPASNSVVFYREGAAR, encoded by the coding sequence ATGAGCGCGGCTGAGCTGATCGGCCTGCTGGCCGAGACCACCCTGGCGATGAGCGCGGCGGCGGCGCTGGTGCTGGCCCTGCGCCGGCCTTTGCGGCGCGCGTTCGGCGCCGGCGTGGCCTACGCCGCCTGGTGGCTGCTGCCGCTGGCGACCGCGGCGGTGCTGCTGCCGGCCGCGCCGCGCCCCGACGCGCCGGCGCAGTGGCTGGTCGCGGCCGGCGCGCCGATGGCGGCAGCGCCGATCGCGCCGCCGGCGCCGACCGGCACCGCGTGGGTCGCGCTGAGCCTGTTGTGGCTGGCCGGCGCCGTGGCGATGGCGGCGCGCGCCTGGCGCCAGCAACGCCGGTTCGAGCGGCGCCTGGGCCGGCTGCGGCCGCGCGCCGACGGCAGCGTGCAGGCGCAGAGCGACTACGGCCTGCCCGCGGCGATGGGCCTGCTGCGGCCGAAAGTGGTGCTGCCGCGGGACTTCGAACGCCGCTACGACGCGCGCCAGCGTCGGCTGATCGCGCTGCACGAACGTATCCATATCGCCCGCGGCGATCTGTACGCCAACGCCGCCTGGTTGCTGTTGTCGTGCCTGTACTGGTTCAACCCGTTGTTGCATTACGCCGCCCGCGCTTTCCGCAGCGACCAGGAACTGGCCTGCGACCAGCGCGTGCTGCGCCGCCTTCCCACGGCGCGGCGCAGCTACGCCGAGGCCTTGCTCAAAGCCGCCCTGCACGGCGGGTCCTCGCCGTTGGCCTGCACGTGGTCCTCCTCGCATCCGCTCAAGGAACGCATCGCCATGCTCAACCGTACCGCCCCCACCGCCGCCCGCCTGCGCTTCGGCGCCGTCGTATTGATCGCACTCGCCGCCGCCACCGGCTTCGGCGCCTGGGCCGCGCAACCCGCCTCCGCTCCCGGCGAACGCCGCTTCGACCTGGAGACCGAGCAGATGAGCCAGCGCCAGTACGCCGACCGCGTCGCGCAGCTGGCCGGACTGCGCATCGACAACCCGGAACTGCTCAGCGACGCGGTCGCGGTGAAAGCGGCGCAACTGCGCCAGGTCGATGCGCGGATGGCCTTCGCCCTGCTGCGGATGCAGACCGGGCTGGAGGCGAAGATCGACGGCGACCGGGTGCGCTTCGTCGCCGGCGAGCGCCCGCAGGCGCCGGCTTCCAACTCGGTGGTGTTCTACCGCGAGGGCGCGGCGCGCTGA